A stretch of the Janthinobacterium sp. B9-8 genome encodes the following:
- a CDS encoding response regulator, giving the protein MDRSKRLLFLIVSSLIAVYAAIAALQFAQFQSLNNSLGKANDNALWALIQLHVDYQRLDAAFEVHLMDESKISLADLTFRYELFVGRIISCQVGQSKKLMEKQAIYVSAMQALNQFSAEADHYLGATADRPADAKSKRALYARLATLEESIRELGLKASLASAEVADARRAEVTKQVLVASALTVFQCLLTLLLALAMLRQYRQRASAQAETLRSQSELVDALKRNEEVLEARVQERTQALALLNDSLQAQTIELELARIQSDQASKMKSDFLANMSHEIRTPMNAVIGMSYLVLKSNLTFKQRDYIEKIQKSGQHLLGIINDILDFSKIESGYLKIEMLDFDLDKLLENVADLLLEKINTKGLELVFDIAADVPRTLCGDALRLEQVLINYANNAVKFTHEGMIKLVCRVQEHDESGVLLYWAVSDTGIGLSPEQVERLFQSFQQADASTTRRYGGTGLGLAISKQLANLMGGEVGVQSVLGEGSTFWFTSRVGMSSLAQRELLPSLDLRHQAVLVVDDNADSARVLADLLLTMTFRPVVALSGLAAIDELARAATAGDPFKVIFLDWRMPHMGGRETAIAIQRMQLAISPRLIVVTAYGREEVLSEVDAAEVDEILTKPVNASQLFDTTMRVLDTNQKPTIALRVKNADMDLSSIQGARILLVEDNDLNQQVGMDLLQGAGFIVDLAENGQQAVNKVQQVRYDLVLMDMQMPVMDGIEATQIIRQWPDFMSLPIVAMTANAMQVDQERCAIAGMNGHVAKPIEPHDLWLALLRWITPRPMSERVAMVPEADRPTDHNLKHKLEMLHVPGLNVAAGLRRVLGKETLYLEMLRKFIHGQSALIAEISLALEEKDHATAERLLHSSKSVAGSIGAVDLADLAAELEALLRHRPTDPMLKPMLEAFSSTLVGFLVDLIVALDGVNQGEELPEGQIAEPLAISIMAVDDTPMNLLLIDRMLNKEFKIQLAHHGAEALAMLAADPLPQLILLDILMPEIDGYEVCRRIKADARMQHIPVIFMSARSDAEDEMLGMELGAVDYMAKPLCLPLLLSRVKAQLALHAIGKV; this is encoded by the coding sequence ATGGATCGGAGCAAGCGGCTGTTGTTTTTGATTGTGAGTAGTTTAATCGCAGTCTATGCAGCCATTGCCGCTTTACAGTTTGCTCAGTTTCAAAGTTTGAATAATTCATTAGGCAAGGCAAATGATAATGCTTTATGGGCGCTGATTCAGCTGCATGTTGATTATCAGCGCTTAGATGCGGCATTTGAAGTGCATTTAATGGATGAAAGTAAAATAAGTCTGGCGGATCTCACTTTTCGCTATGAATTATTTGTAGGTCGTATTATTAGCTGCCAGGTTGGGCAGTCTAAAAAGCTAATGGAAAAGCAAGCGATTTATGTAAGTGCAATGCAAGCACTTAATCAATTTTCTGCCGAGGCAGATCATTATCTGGGGGCCACAGCAGACCGGCCTGCAGATGCCAAAAGTAAACGAGCTTTGTACGCACGCTTAGCTACTTTAGAAGAAAGTATTCGAGAATTAGGCCTTAAAGCGTCGCTAGCTTCAGCGGAAGTCGCCGATGCGCGCAGGGCAGAAGTGACGAAACAAGTTTTGGTTGCTAGCGCGCTTACGGTGTTTCAGTGTCTGCTTACGCTGCTATTGGCGCTGGCTATGTTGCGCCAATACCGTCAGCGCGCTAGTGCACAAGCAGAGACATTGCGCAGCCAGTCCGAGCTGGTCGATGCACTCAAACGTAATGAAGAAGTGCTGGAGGCGCGGGTACAGGAGCGCACACAGGCTTTGGCTTTGCTCAATGACTCTTTGCAGGCACAAACCATTGAATTAGAGCTGGCCCGTATTCAATCTGATCAGGCTTCAAAAATGAAATCGGATTTTCTGGCTAATATGAGTCATGAAATTCGCACGCCGATGAATGCTGTTATCGGGATGTCTTATTTGGTATTAAAATCAAATTTAACATTTAAGCAGCGTGATTATATTGAAAAAATACAAAAATCAGGTCAGCATTTACTTGGCATTATCAATGATATTCTGGATTTCTCTAAAATTGAATCGGGATATTTAAAAATAGAAATGCTTGATTTTGATTTGGATAAATTGTTAGAAAACGTCGCTGATCTGCTACTGGAAAAAATAAACACCAAAGGCCTTGAGTTGGTTTTTGATATTGCAGCCGATGTACCCCGCACTTTATGCGGCGATGCATTAAGGCTTGAGCAAGTTCTGATTAATTATGCAAATAACGCCGTTAAATTTACCCACGAAGGCATGATTAAACTGGTTTGCCGGGTGCAAGAGCATGATGAATCTGGCGTTTTATTATATTGGGCGGTCAGTGATACAGGCATAGGCTTGTCACCGGAGCAGGTAGAGCGTCTATTTCAATCGTTTCAGCAGGCCGATGCATCTACTACACGTCGATATGGCGGAACAGGACTAGGCTTGGCCATTTCAAAGCAGCTGGCTAATTTAATGGGCGGCGAGGTGGGCGTGCAAAGTGTACTGGGGGAAGGCAGCACTTTTTGGTTTACCTCTCGCGTGGGCATGAGTAGCTTGGCGCAAAGAGAGCTGCTGCCCAGCCTGGATTTGCGGCATCAGGCGGTGCTGGTGGTTGATGATAATGCTGATTCAGCAAGGGTGTTGGCCGATTTACTGCTCACAATGACGTTCCGGCCGGTGGTGGCTTTATCTGGCCTCGCTGCGATTGATGAGCTGGCTCGTGCGGCCACAGCAGGGGATCCTTTTAAAGTGATTTTCTTGGATTGGCGTATGCCGCATATGGGGGGGCGGGAAACCGCTATTGCCATCCAAAGAATGCAATTAGCTATTTCCCCCCGTCTGATTGTGGTGACGGCCTATGGGCGTGAAGAGGTGTTGAGTGAGGTGGATGCAGCAGAAGTGGATGAAATATTAACTAAGCCCGTTAATGCCTCTCAATTATTTGATACCACAATGCGTGTATTAGATACAAATCAAAAGCCGACTATTGCATTAAGAGTTAAAAATGCAGATATGGATTTATCCAGTATTCAAGGTGCGCGTATTTTATTGGTTGAAGATAATGATTTAAATCAGCAAGTGGGAATGGATCTTTTGCAAGGTGCGGGCTTTATTGTAGATCTGGCCGAAAACGGCCAGCAAGCCGTCAATAAAGTGCAGCAGGTTCGCTATGATCTGGTGCTAATGGATATGCAAATGCCGGTAATGGATGGCATAGAAGCCACGCAAATTATTCGCCAGTGGCCTGATTTTATGTCTTTGCCTATTGTGGCGATGACGGCCAATGCCATGCAGGTGGATCAGGAGCGTTGTGCCATTGCAGGAATGAACGGACATGTTGCAAAGCCAATCGAGCCGCATGATTTATGGCTTGCACTATTACGCTGGATAACGCCTCGCCCGATGAGTGAGCGGGTGGCGATGGTGCCCGAGGCCGATCGTCCTACCGATCATAATCTGAAACATAAGCTTGAAATGTTACACGTACCCGGCCTGAATGTGGCCGCTGGCTTGCGCAGGGTCTTGGGTAAAGAGACGCTGTATCTAGAAATGCTCAGAAAATTTATTCATGGGCAATCTGCATTGATAGCAGAAATTAGCCTTGCTCTGGAAGAGAAAGACCATGCCACGGCCGAGCGTTTGCTGCATAGCAGTAAATCGGTGGCGGGTAGTATTGGTGCGGTAGATTTAGCCGATTTGGCTGCCGAGTTAGAAGCACTATTGCGCCACCGGCCAACAGATCCGATGTTAAAGCCCATGCTGGAGGCTTTTTCAAGCACTTTGGTGGGCTTTCTGGTTGATTTAATCGTGGCTTTGGATGGGGTAAACCAAGGCGAAGAATTGCCTGAAGGGCAGATTGCAGAGCCACTCGCGATATCCATTATGGCCGTGGACGATACGCCGATGAATTTATTATTGATTGATCGGATGCTGAATAAAGAATTTAAAATTCAATTAGCCCACCATGGTGCAGAGGCATTAGCGATGCTGGCAGCAGACCCTTTGCCACAATTAATTCTATTAGATATTTTAATGCCGGAAATAGATGGCTATGAAGTGTGCCGCCGGATTAAAGCCGATGCCAGGATGCAACATATTCCTGTGATTTTTATGTCTGCCCGATCAGACGCCGAAGATGAAATGCTGGGGATGGAGTTAGGAGCCGTCGATTATATGGCGAAGCCGCTGTGCCTGCCGCTTTTGCTTAGCCGGGTAAAAGCCCAATTGGCTTTGCATGCAATTGGCAAAGTTTGA
- a CDS encoding molybdopterin-dependent oxidoreductase — MKLACLLALCLSTHCFALDVPNGAVVLSVSGLVSHPNKGKDALFTMDMLAKLPQHSFVSKTPWYEKPVKFTGPLLRDVLAAAGAKGEKVTAIALDEYRVELPVSDAHKYSMIIARLLDDKPMSIRNKGPLFIVYPYSAHAELRQDVYYTRSVWQLSKMIVH, encoded by the coding sequence ATGAAACTGGCTTGTTTGTTGGCGCTTTGCCTTAGTACTCACTGTTTTGCTTTAGATGTGCCTAATGGTGCAGTGGTGCTGTCTGTTTCTGGCTTGGTGAGCCATCCTAATAAGGGCAAAGATGCCCTCTTTACGATGGATATGCTCGCCAAGTTACCTCAGCATAGTTTTGTGAGCAAAACACCTTGGTATGAGAAACCCGTTAAATTTACCGGGCCTTTATTACGTGATGTATTGGCAGCAGCAGGTGCGAAAGGCGAAAAAGTGACTGCTATTGCGCTTGATGAGTATCGGGTTGAGCTGCCTGTCAGTGATGCCCACAAATATTCAATGATTATTGCGAGGCTTTTAGATGATAAGCCGATGAGTATTCGCAATAAGGGGCCACTGTTTATTGTTTACCCCTACAGTGCTCATGCTGAATTACGCCAAGATGTTTATTACACCCGATCTGTATGGCAACTCTCTAAAATGATTGTGCATTAA
- a CDS encoding aminotransferase-like domain-containing protein: MFAARIDRLTSSLVRDILAAASKPGVISFAGGLPASEVLFRATPEVLGQLADDIWQYGQTEGEPALREQVAIRARKLGIACSAEQVLIVNGSQQGIDLLSKLMIEEGTPVLTESPTYLAALQVFRLLGARFVTAEQDEEGLLPEAVAAADARLAYLVPTFQNPTGLCYSLARRKALAQAFDGQSMVVFEDDPYRDLSFDGPAPAPIVSHLKQARWVYQGSFSKTLAPGLRLGYLIVHPDLIQAMTRLKQAADLHSNRLSQAIVTQLLKDGSLDQHVASILPLYREKRDVMQAALLTHLGDKASWALPSGGLFFWLTLNHEQDVMQLMQEALEAGLAIMPGSAFDPVPRQTSTIRLNFSHATFEQIEQGIALLGALVK, encoded by the coding sequence ATGTTTGCTGCGCGTATTGATCGTCTTACTTCTTCTCTTGTCAGAGACATTTTAGCTGCCGCATCAAAGCCGGGGGTGATTTCTTTTGCTGGAGGCTTACCCGCCAGTGAGGTTTTGTTCAGGGCTACGCCAGAAGTGTTGGGCCAACTGGCTGACGATATCTGGCAATACGGGCAAACTGAAGGCGAGCCAGCACTCAGAGAGCAAGTAGCAATACGGGCTAGAAAGCTGGGTATTGCCTGTAGCGCCGAGCAGGTGTTGATTGTGAATGGTTCGCAACAGGGAATTGATCTGCTCAGCAAGCTAATGATTGAAGAAGGCACGCCCGTGCTGACCGAATCTCCTACCTATTTGGCCGCTTTGCAGGTGTTTCGCTTGCTGGGCGCGCGTTTTGTAACGGCAGAACAAGATGAAGAGGGCTTGTTGCCGGAGGCTGTAGCCGCTGCCGATGCGCGCTTGGCCTATCTGGTGCCCACTTTCCAAAATCCAACCGGTTTGTGTTATTCCCTGGCAAGGCGTAAGGCTTTGGCACAGGCTTTTGATGGGCAATCCATGGTGGTGTTTGAAGACGATCCTTACCGTGATCTGTCTTTTGACGGCCCTGCGCCTGCGCCTATTGTTTCGCACTTAAAGCAGGCACGTTGGGTATATCAGGGCTCGTTTTCTAAAACCTTAGCGCCGGGTTTGCGTTTGGGTTATCTGATTGTGCATCCGGATTTGATTCAGGCTATGACGCGCTTAAAGCAAGCTGCAGATTTGCATAGCAATCGTCTAAGTCAGGCGATTGTGACGCAGCTGCTGAAAGACGGCTCTTTAGATCAGCATGTGGCGAGCATTTTGCCGCTTTATCGAGAGAAAAGAGATGTGATGCAGGCGGCTTTGCTAACGCACTTGGGTGATAAGGCCAGTTGGGCCTTGCCATCTGGCGGCTTGTTTTTTTGGCTTACACTTAATCATGAGCAAGATGTGATGCAGCTGATGCAAGAAGCACTAGAGGCTGGCTTGGCGATTATGCCCGGCTCGGCTTTTGATCCTGTGCCGCGTCAAACTAGTACCATCAGGCTGAATTTTAGCCATGCAACTTTTGAGCAGATTGAGCAAGGTATTGCTTTGCTTGGTGCCTTGGTTAAGTAG
- a CDS encoding MarR family winged helix-turn-helix transcriptional regulator, translated as MNPNHTLNADLESLFYGYRAFTSLPDEMLAPLQLARVHHRILYFVGRDAGLSVNTLLARLGTSKQALNRPLRELQTKGLIIASTARHDGRVKRLSLSESGQLLEEQLSSSQRQLLQQAFAQSPESEAGWRAIMSILAASDKHAIRPPA; from the coding sequence ATGAACCCAAACCACACACTCAACGCGGATTTAGAAAGCCTGTTCTACGGCTATCGCGCGTTTACATCGCTGCCTGATGAAATGCTCGCACCTTTGCAATTAGCACGGGTACACCACCGTATTTTATATTTTGTGGGCCGTGACGCAGGGCTATCGGTTAATACACTACTGGCTAGACTGGGCACGTCCAAACAGGCACTCAACCGGCCGCTCAGAGAACTGCAAACAAAAGGACTGATTATTGCCAGCACCGCCCGCCATGACGGACGCGTCAAACGTCTTAGCTTAAGTGAATCAGGTCAACTTTTAGAAGAACAACTATCCAGCAGCCAACGCCAATTGCTACAGCAAGCTTTTGCCCAAAGCCCCGAATCAGAAGCGGGCTGGCGGGCGATTATGTCTATTCTGGCGGCAAGCGACAAACACGCCATTAGGCCTCCGGCATGA
- a CDS encoding glycosyltransferase family 2 protein, whose translation MKLSIVIPFMNPDNQHFSEMLAGLAVADYALFSAVEVILINDGSQQNYQQEIAHFSKVAHPLCINVIELPCNRGVSYARNLGMAAAQGDYIALHDADDISLPERFTLSAQFLNKHPEVIVVGGDMLVFNEYRKEESLRLFPIHHHDICVDNLFYCAMAQPAMMINRALWQASGIQYTEKMDMAQDWDLVIRLSQHGQLANMGIPLVRYRQHLKQRSAEITGEFANIHVRGIWEKQLNHLGAKINPKLLQVHGHLSPYWLWQLSDISQAWALCPEDVSYWAEEMLSKNKISQYVSEPILAQKIYRLQRQWQAWKASGNPTTQIQSLL comes from the coding sequence ATGAAGCTCAGCATTGTTATTCCCTTTATGAATCCTGATAACCAGCATTTTTCTGAAATGCTGGCAGGCTTAGCCGTAGCCGATTACGCGCTGTTTTCTGCTGTAGAAGTGATTCTTATCAATGATGGCAGCCAGCAAAATTACCAACAGGAAATCGCCCATTTTTCTAAGGTTGCACACCCGCTTTGTATTAATGTGATTGAATTACCCTGTAATCGGGGCGTGTCTTATGCACGTAATCTGGGCATGGCCGCAGCGCAAGGCGATTATATTGCCCTGCACGACGCTGACGATATCAGCCTGCCAGAACGATTCACCCTCTCTGCACAATTTCTAAACAAACACCCAGAAGTGATTGTGGTTGGCGGCGATATGCTGGTATTTAATGAATACCGCAAAGAAGAATCGCTGCGCTTATTTCCAATCCATCATCATGATATTTGCGTAGACAATTTATTTTATTGCGCCATGGCCCAGCCCGCGATGATGATTAATCGTGCGCTGTGGCAGGCCAGCGGCATTCAATACACAGAAAAAATGGATATGGCGCAAGATTGGGATTTAGTGATTCGCCTCAGCCAGCACGGGCAACTGGCTAATATGGGTATCCCACTGGTGCGCTACCGCCAGCATTTAAAACAACGCAGCGCCGAAATTACTGGCGAATTTGCCAATATCCATGTGCGTGGCATTTGGGAAAAGCAGCTCAATCATTTGGGCGCAAAGATCAACCCCAAGCTCTTGCAAGTCCACGGGCATTTATCGCCTTACTGGCTTTGGCAGCTCTCCGATATCAGCCAGGCATGGGCACTTTGCCCAGAAGACGTGAGTTATTGGGCAGAAGAGATGCTGAGCAAAAATAAAATAAGCCAATATGTAAGCGAGCCCATTCTGGCGCAGAAAATATATCGCTTACAGCGCCAATGGCAGGCCTGGAAAGCCAGTGGCAATCCAACAACACAGATTCAGTCTTTATTATAA
- a CDS encoding GyrI-like domain-containing protein, with translation MHQQGGMMEIQQTDVTPVIFTSKQLCLRDIGVFAAEQTPLLFAEIARHQLGINGPCIFVYYQVPQDAQSLFTLDICIPVSHPDAYAGDFACKTLAPIVCAVRHYQGPLTDLFNVGYAPLITEIQQSGRAFSGESREIYHLWESPESNNNQIEIQFGLIPN, from the coding sequence ATGCATCAACAAGGAGGCATGATGGAAATCCAGCAAACCGATGTTACTCCCGTTATTTTCACCAGCAAGCAGCTTTGCCTCAGAGATATCGGTGTTTTTGCCGCGGAGCAAACACCCTTGCTCTTTGCCGAGATTGCACGCCACCAGCTAGGCATTAACGGGCCATGCATTTTTGTGTATTACCAAGTACCACAAGATGCGCAAAGCCTGTTTACACTGGATATTTGTATTCCAGTCAGCCACCCCGATGCTTATGCAGGGGATTTTGCTTGCAAAACCTTAGCGCCTATCGTTTGTGCCGTTCGCCACTATCAAGGGCCGCTCACTGATTTATTTAATGTGGGCTATGCACCTCTTATCACAGAGATTCAACAATCCGGCCGCGCATTCAGCGGCGAAAGCCGAGAGATTTATCACCTATGGGAATCGCCGGAATCAAACAATAACCAGATTGAAATTCAATTTGGTCTGATTCCAAACTAA
- a CDS encoding VOC family protein, with product MHQHHKINYIEMPSKDLNKSKAFFSTVFGWTFVDYGPEYCAFSNEGIDGGFYQADLSISSHTGAPLIVLYSSNLEASQAAVLAAGGTILNPIFSFPGGRRFQFNDPNGSEYAVWSE from the coding sequence ATGCATCAGCACCATAAAATCAATTATATTGAAATGCCATCCAAAGATTTAAATAAGAGCAAAGCGTTTTTTAGCACGGTATTTGGCTGGACTTTTGTGGATTACGGCCCGGAATATTGCGCATTTTCTAATGAGGGCATCGATGGTGGCTTTTACCAAGCCGATTTAAGCATCTCAAGCCACACCGGCGCACCCTTAATTGTTTTATACAGCAGCAACCTTGAAGCCAGCCAAGCGGCTGTGCTTGCTGCAGGTGGTACCATCCTCAATCCTATTTTTTCATTCCCCGGTGGGCGGCGCTTTCAATTTAACGACCCTAACGGCAGCGAATATGCAGTGTGGTCGGAATAG
- a CDS encoding DUF2157 domain-containing protein translates to MDQRLTLYALAAKYQLDAAATQKLRQLAEPEASAIASLLPRGMAIAAAAMFGLGLIFWIAANWDTLGRTGHFVLLQSLCILLCVAALGLAKARVPFCLLALLSIGGLFAYFGQTYQTGADPWQLFAVWGILALPLCFSTQSDVLWTPWALVVSTGISLWIHAHTGHRWRFEQEDTRIFLLGWSSALLLTLALSPKMPYLNAFRAQPNIHNLKGSGPWAFRTALTLSSVMICSSAFTALLMHDASTLYYLGLLLFAIAAAALVQPATFDIYGLSIISLCLNILLVSGLTRLLFHDHSYGNFIGEVFLIGLVAAGLLAFTVSQLLRLSKRQAEAL, encoded by the coding sequence ATGGACCAGCGCCTTACCCTTTACGCGCTAGCGGCCAAATACCAGCTAGACGCAGCGGCCACTCAAAAATTACGGCAATTAGCCGAGCCTGAAGCCAGTGCCATCGCCAGCCTCCTGCCTCGTGGGATGGCCATTGCTGCAGCTGCAATGTTTGGCCTAGGGCTGATTTTTTGGATTGCCGCTAATTGGGATACGCTGGGACGGACTGGTCATTTTGTCTTACTGCAATCGCTCTGCATTTTATTGTGTGTAGCCGCTCTTGGGCTGGCAAAGGCCCGCGTCCCCTTCTGCTTATTGGCCCTACTGTCTATCGGCGGTCTATTTGCTTACTTTGGGCAAACGTATCAAACCGGCGCAGATCCTTGGCAGCTGTTTGCGGTATGGGGCATCTTGGCCCTGCCGCTTTGCTTTAGCACCCAAAGCGATGTGCTGTGGACACCTTGGGCCTTGGTGGTCAGCACCGGTATTTCTTTGTGGATACACGCACATACCGGGCATCGCTGGCGATTTGAGCAGGAGGATACGCGGATTTTCTTACTGGGCTGGAGCAGTGCCTTACTGCTTACACTAGCGCTTAGCCCTAAGATGCCTTACTTAAACGCTTTCCGTGCTCAGCCCAATATCCATAACTTAAAAGGCAGCGGCCCTTGGGCGTTTCGCACCGCCCTCACGCTGAGCAGCGTCATGATTTGCAGCAGCGCTTTCACCGCGCTCTTAATGCACGATGCCAGCACGCTTTACTACCTTGGCTTACTCCTCTTTGCTATCGCCGCCGCAGCACTGGTGCAGCCCGCCACTTTTGATATTTATGGTCTGAGTATCATCAGCCTTTGCCTGAATATTCTGCTGGTATCCGGGCTGACAAGGCTGCTGTTCCATGACCACAGCTACGGCAATTTCATTGGCGAAGTATTTCTGATTGGCCTTGTCGCCGCTGGCTTACTCGCCTTTACCGTCAGTCAGTTACTGCGTTTGTCCAAGCGCCAAGCAGAGGCCTTATGA
- a CDS encoding GDYXXLXY domain-containing protein, with protein MSNHQQLLAKAIAAGLLPSDAHVDAPESRPWPVVLLTALGAWLAAIPLLIVVGLLLGDTIIHSMAGPYLVGLMVLAAAILLLRSQDIPLFVEQLAIPTLIVGSSLLAYGLFEHLPSALACTMLALLAGGLTWAIPRPWLRVLLGAASAALTGSAIFTCMKNGHSAYAELWIALHTLLLLWLLAIAVQHVLLIDGAKALVAAAFESFFTGWLLVVLAGLAFSSGMTFLVGASLSNSVFYEVMNEVAPQSMAASSLFALSSSILALAAGLLLWRNWPALRPYAGAALVLIALAWFMPALGAVLLALSISLIAGRWRVAITAGLAAAWIIGAFYYQLNWSLANKALLFMLAGSLLGAITWRALAPKASVPPPPAQAITPRQKIGIALTAASVLLVANIGIWQKEDLIAHGQPLYISLAPVDPRSLMQGDFMQLDFQIPFDTPSVGDVSNQTRPFIVMKRDRQNIGSAQRIHHGEPLAADEFKVELSPKNGRWVLVSDAWFFKEGEANRWAQARYGEFRVKPDGKALLVGLKGEGLKGL; from the coding sequence ATGAGCAATCACCAGCAACTCCTAGCAAAAGCCATTGCCGCTGGCCTCTTACCTAGCGATGCCCATGTTGACGCACCAGAAAGCCGCCCTTGGCCGGTGGTGCTGCTCACCGCTTTAGGCGCATGGCTCGCTGCGATTCCGCTACTCATTGTGGTTGGCCTCTTACTCGGCGACACCATTATTCATAGCATGGCAGGGCCGTATTTAGTGGGGTTAATGGTTTTAGCCGCAGCCATTTTGCTATTACGCAGCCAAGATATTCCTTTGTTTGTAGAGCAACTCGCCATCCCCACCTTGATCGTGGGGTCTTCGCTTTTGGCATATGGCCTGTTTGAGCATTTACCCAGCGCCTTAGCCTGCACCATGCTGGCACTACTAGCGGGCGGGCTAACTTGGGCCATTCCCAGGCCTTGGCTGCGTGTTTTATTAGGCGCAGCATCTGCCGCCCTCACCGGCAGCGCCATTTTTACCTGCATGAAAAATGGCCATAGCGCCTATGCCGAGCTATGGATTGCGCTGCACACCCTGCTCTTACTGTGGTTGCTGGCCATTGCCGTGCAACACGTGCTCCTTATCGATGGTGCAAAGGCCTTAGTCGCCGCCGCTTTTGAATCATTTTTCACTGGCTGGCTACTCGTCGTTCTGGCAGGGCTAGCTTTTAGCTCAGGAATGACTTTTCTCGTGGGGGCCAGCCTGAGTAATAGCGTTTTTTATGAAGTTATGAATGAAGTAGCGCCCCAATCGATGGCGGCCAGCAGCCTATTCGCGCTTAGCTCATCCATCCTTGCTTTGGCTGCGGGATTGTTACTTTGGCGCAACTGGCCTGCCCTGCGCCCCTATGCAGGCGCGGCACTGGTCTTAATCGCGCTGGCTTGGTTTATGCCCGCACTTGGCGCGGTATTGCTGGCCCTCTCCATCAGCCTAATCGCCGGACGCTGGCGCGTGGCAATCACAGCGGGTCTTGCCGCCGCATGGATTATTGGCGCGTTTTACTACCAGCTCAACTGGTCGCTTGCCAATAAAGCCCTACTATTTATGCTGGCGGGCAGCCTGCTCGGCGCGATTACATGGCGGGCACTGGCCCCCAAAGCATCCGTTCCACCCCCTCCAGCGCAGGCCATTACCCCTCGCCAAAAAATCGGCATTGCACTCACAGCCGCAAGCGTCTTACTGGTCGCCAATATCGGCATCTGGCAAAAAGAAGACCTGATCGCCCACGGCCAGCCACTGTATATCTCGCTCGCCCCAGTCGACCCCCGCTCCTTGATGCAGGGCGACTTTATGCAGCTTGATTTTCAAATCCCCTTTGATACTCCGTCAGTTGGCGACGTAAGTAATCAAACCCGCCCTTTTATTGTCATGAAAAGGGATAGACAAAACATCGGCAGCGCACAGCGTATCCACCATGGCGAGCCACTAGCCGCTGACGAATTCAAGGTCGAACTCAGCCCCAAAAACGGCCGCTGGGTACTCGTCAGCGACGCATGGTTTTTTAAAGAAGGCGAAGCCAACCGCTGGGCACAAGCCCGATATGGCGAATTTAGAGTGAAGCCAGATGGGAAGGCTTTGCTGGTGGGGCTGAAGGGGGAAGGGTTAAAAGGGCTTTGA
- a CDS encoding DUF1398 domain-containing protein, whose translation MSNAIKNIESAMQYAASIRPKVAGFPYLAEVLRQAGVTRNTWALPACQSIFTTNLGPVVMQGTPLLSGATDIPPFNEAALISALRIDQAGESTFPEFLNATWLAGVVRYDVDLLARTCTYYGAADEAYIESYPAITL comes from the coding sequence ATGAGCAATGCTATTAAAAACATAGAATCCGCCATGCAATACGCCGCCTCAATACGCCCCAAAGTAGCTGGCTTTCCTTATTTAGCGGAAGTGCTTAGACAAGCGGGTGTCACGCGTAATACTTGGGCGCTCCCTGCCTGTCAAAGCATCTTTACCACCAACTTAGGCCCTGTTGTAATGCAAGGCACGCCCCTGCTTTCTGGTGCTACTGATATTCCCCCCTTTAATGAAGCCGCCTTAATTTCAGCCCTGCGGATCGATCAAGCAGGAGAAAGTACTTTTCCTGAATTTTTAAATGCCACTTGGTTGGCAGGCGTTGTTCGCTACGATGTGGACTTATTAGCACGGACCTGCACCTATTACGGTGCGGCCGATGAAGCCTATATCGAATCTTATCCCGCCATTACCCTGTAA
- a CDS encoding GNAT family N-acetyltransferase, which yields MNFRLATQDDIPALSRIRLSVKENTLSDPTLISTAMYEQFLLHEGKGWLCEIAGKTTGFAIAAYPDHSIWALFVLPEYEGRGVGTQLLNLATDHLFTQGASEIKLSTTPHTRADRFYAQQGWQRGNEGKEVAYLLKRSI from the coding sequence ATGAACTTCAGACTTGCCACTCAAGACGATATCCCCGCTCTTTCACGAATTCGCCTATCCGTCAAAGAAAATACGCTATCCGACCCTACTCTTATCAGCACAGCCATGTATGAGCAGTTTTTACTGCATGAAGGCAAGGGATGGCTTTGTGAAATAGCAGGAAAAACCACCGGCTTTGCCATTGCGGCCTACCCAGACCATTCAATATGGGCCCTGTTTGTATTGCCTGAATATGAAGGGAGAGGAGTAGGCACGCAGCTATTAAATCTGGCAACAGATCATTTATTTACCCAAGGTGCTTCAGAAATCAAATTAAGCACTACGCCACATACCCGAGCAGATCGTTTTTATGCACAACAGGGCTGGCAACGAGGAAATGAAGGCAAAGAGGTTGCGTATTTATTAAAGCGATCGATATAA